The Gemmatimonadaceae bacterium genomic sequence GCTGTGCGCGTGAATGAACTGCGCAATCACTTCCTTGCCCGTGCCGCTCTCACCCATGATCATCACCGACGCATCGGTGCTCGCTACCTTGCGCGCCAGGTCCACGGCCTTGCGAAAAGCGGGTGACACGCCGAGCAAGGTGAGTTTGTCGCTGTTACCGCTTTGCTTCAGGAGTTGCACACGGAGGTCGCGCGTTTCGCGCGCCACCATCACTGCGTGCGAGGCCCGCCCAACGAGCACCTGCAGGTGCGTGGCCGAAAATGGCTTGGGGAGGTAGTCCCAGGCGCCAGCACGCAGGGCCTCGATGCTCGTCGTCACGCTCGGGTTGCCGGTCATCACGACGACGATCGTGTCCTTGCTCGCCTCGAGGGTGCTCTTGAGGATCTCCATGCCCGACACGGGGGTCATATAGAGGTCCACGAGCACAATGTCGAATCGCCGCCGCTTCACCAGGTCGACCGCTTCGTCGCCGCGACCCAGCGTGGTGACGTTGAACCCGTCCATCTGCAGCACGCTCGCGCATCCCTCCCGCAGCGTGCGATCGTCGTCGACGATCAGGATGCTCAGGCTCGCCTTGACGTCCGCGGAGATAGAGAGCGGATCGCGCCCGTCATCGGGCGCCGCTGCCGTTCCTTCACCGTCGCGTACCACAGTTCCACCTGTCACAGGCTCTGGACCTCATTGGGGTGACCACGCCGCACCACCTGCGAAAGACCCGCGCTGCTTGATCCTCGCCACAGTGTATCGGGATTACAACACTCGGGGCTTCAATACCTTCGTACCTTCTAATACGATCCTGATGTGCCGAGGTCAAGCGACAGCGATGCGGTGCCCCAACACCCACTGTTGGTCACCAACAACATCGACTGTAGAGCACGATCAGTGAGTGCGGTTGGTCACAAACACGAGGCCGACCGCGATGGCCCGGGCTGTGCGATAGCATCGCCTCGATCGCGCCCACAGGCCGGGGTGCGAGGGATGGCGGGGCCCCCCCACTCCGGATCGACCACCCGGCGGCGTTTGTGCGCCGTTTCTTGCGTTCCCTCGTCTCATTATCGTGCAGCCAGCCGAATTCACGGGTCGTGAGGACCTAAATGTCGACTAGCGTCGTTCCTTCGGCGGGTGGAAGCCCGCTTCAGTCAGGCCAGGGATTCTCGGGCGCCGAGTGGGGGGCACCGCCTCCGCCAGAGCGCGGGAACGCTGCCATCCAGCAGCTGATCACCCGCACGCTCGCCGCGGTCAAGCGGTACCGCTGGCTGATCCTGGCAATCTTCGTGATCGGCAGCGCCGCAGGTGTCGCCGCCTCTCGGCTCATCAAGCCCAAGTTCGCGGTCGACGCGACCATCTGGATCTCGCAGAGCGGTGGCCGATCGGGGCCCGTGCAGGCGCCGGGGCTCATTTCGAGCGACCTGGGTTGGACAGACCTGATTCGCAGCTTTGCGATTCTCGACCCGGTCGTCTCCGAACTCGCGCTCTACGTGACGCCGACGAGCGGAAAGGACACGCTCCTGTTTCGCGGCCTCATGCCGACGGACTCGCTGGTACCTGGTCTGTTTCGCCTGAAGCTCGGGCAGAACGGATCCCGCTACCAACTCGTGCAGCTGGCCGAGCAGCGTGGTGAGGTCGAGCGCGTCGTTGAGAACGGCGCCGTGGGAGATTCCATCGGTCGTGCGGTCGGTTTTGCGTGGCATCCCGACCGCAAGCTGCTCCAGCGCACCGACCAGTACGACTTCGAGATCGTGACGCCGCGCGAAGCCGCGGTGACGCTGCAGGCGGATCTCGTGGTCGGCCTGCCACAGAATTCGAACCTCATGCGCCTCGGACTCCGGGGCGAACATTCGCTGCTCCTCGCCGAGACGATGAACCACGTCCTGCGGCGCTTCGAACGGGAGGCGCAGCGACTCAAGAAGGAGAACCTGGTCGACGTGGCCAACACGATCGACGAACAGCTCAAGCGCGCCGCGGACGATCTCTACAGCAAGGAATCGGCGCTGGAGAGCTTCAAGATCAACACCATCACCCAGCCAAGCGACAACGTGGCCATCCAGCCCGGCGTCTCGATGGCCACGAGCCCGGTGATGGCCGCGTACTTCGCGGACAAGACCACGCTGGAAAGCGTGCGTCGCGACCGCGACCTGCTCGAGCGGATCGTGGGTGAAGGCTCGGCACGCAACGGCCGTCTCTCGTCGGAGGCGCTGCGCGCTGCCCCGTCCATCCTGGTGGCGTCGGAGACGGGCAAGGAACTCGCGACGGCGATCAACGACCTGAGCCTGCGGCAGGTGAACCTTCGCACCTTGCGCGAGCGGTACACCGACGAGCACCAGCTCGTGAAGCAGGAGCTCACCGCCATCAACGCGCTCGAGGGTGAGGTGATCCCGGGCATCGCCAACCGGCTCCTCGTGGAGCTGCGCTCGCGCGAGACGGAGATGACGCGCCGCGTCGACGGTGCGTCCGCGGAGCTCAGGAAGATCCCGCAGCGCACGATCGAAGAAGCGCGACGCAACCGCGATGTCGCGGTGGCCACGACGATCTTCCAGGATCTGCAGAGCCGCGCGGTCGCGGCGCGCCTGTCCGAGCAGACCGTGATGCCGGACATCGCGATCCTCGATACCGCCGTCGCGCCCCGGCTCCCGACCAGCGACACGACGCTCAGCCTCATCGCGATGGCCGTCATTGCATCGCTCGGCGCCGGCGTCGCGCTCGCCATCCTGCTGGACCGCCTGGATGGCCGCTTCCGCTACCCCGAGCAGGCCGTGAACGACCTGGGTCTGGACATCGTTGGTGCCGTGCCGAGTTACACGGCTCCGCGCAGTCAGCGGGCGCGCCTCGAACAGGCGTCGCAGATGGTCGAGTCGTTCCGGTCGCTCGCCCTGTCGGTGCGCGCGTCGTTTCCGCCCGGCACGCCGGTGCAGCTCACCGTATCGAGCCCGGGGCCAGGCGACGGCAAGTCCACGATCTCGATCAACCTCGCGAATGCGCTGGCCGAGGGCGGCTATCGCACGCTGCTCATCGATGGAGATATCCGCCGCGGGCAGCTCCACGAGTCGTGCCCGCCCGCCGCGCAGAGCCCCGGCCTGCTCGACTACCTCGCCGGTGAAGCCACGCTTGGTGAGGTCGTGAAGACCTGTGACCTGCACGTGAACCTGTCGCTCGTGCCATGCGGCACCCGTCGGCGTCAGGGCCCCGAACTGCTCGCGTCCCAACGCATGGGTAACATGCTGCGGGAACTGCGCTCGCAGTTCGATGCCATCGTTGTTGATTGTGCGCCGCTCGGAGCCGGCATCGATGCCTACGCCCTGGGCAGCGCGACCGGCTCCATGCTCCTCGTCCTGCGGGCCGGCGAAACGGACCGTCGGCTCGCATCAGCGCGGCTCAGCACCCTCGATCGCATGCCGATCCGCATCCTCGGCACGGTGCTGAACGACATCGGCGAGTCGCCGGAGTTCCGCTACTACCACTATCTTGACGGCTACGGCACGCCGGAGACGTTGCCCGACGTCGCGCTCATCGGATCGTCGGGGACCGATCACCGTTAGGCAACCGCCGAATGCACCGCGGGGCCGGGTTCTCTCTGGAGACCCGGCCCCGTGTCGTTTGGTGACTCAGCCGAGGCCCCGATCCAGGTCCGTACCCTGGATTCGCGAACCGCGATCAGTGGTTTCCAGGCAAGAGATTGCGAGAAGGCGCGAGATGGCGCCGTGGAGAATCAGCTCGCCGAAATCGCGAGGCGTTCCGCGCTCTGGTGCATCCCGCCCCGTTCGCGCCGCAGTTCGCCCGCGGCCTTGAGCAGCAGGGCGACCACGTCCGACGACGACGTCGAGAAGTCGCGCACGGCGGCGTAACCGGCGGTGAGTCGAACTGCACGATCGCGATCGCCCACGCGCACCGGTGTAGTCTCGACCAGTCCACGAACCCGGCTGATGATGCGCTCAGCCCCTTCGGCATCGGTTGACGGTGCGATCACCACGAGTTCCGAGCGACCCAGCCGGCCAACAGCGTCGGAGACCCGTGCCGTGTGCCGACACACTTCACTCAGGCGAGCAAGGGCCATCGACTCGAGGTCGACGCCGATGGCACGGCCATCGTCGTTCCGGTCGATCTGCGCCATGAAGGCAATGCAGGCCAGCGCACCCCGATGTCGCGCAGCTTCGGCGCCGATTTCGCGCGCCCTTCGTGCCAATCCCCGGGGGTTGTAGAGGCCCGTGGGGTGGTCGAGCAGGCCACCTTCGAGTGAGCGATCCGCGTCACGCTTGGCGCGCACGAACAACTCCAGCTTGAGGACCAGCGACTCGATGTCGTAGGGCTCGCTGAGCAGTTCCCACGCCCCCGCGCGGTACGCGTCCAGACGCTGCGAACGCGTCGGAGTACCGGATGTGAGGAGGATCACCGGCGTTCCGGCCTGGAATCCCGGATCTTCCCGGAGGAGCCGAATGACCTCGAGCCCGGAGATGTCCGGCAGGCCGATTTCGAGCACGATCGCATCGGCCCGCGTGGTCCTGATCAGTTCCAGCGCCTGCTTTCCAGTGAACGCCCGAACCGTGGCAAAGCCTCGCGGACCAAGGACGCTTTCGAGGGAGCGGGACGCCCACTCCTGGTCGTTCGCCAGGAGAACCAGGGGCGGAGAGCCGTGTACGTCTGTGAATTGTGCGGCCATGAGTCGTGGCGGGGCCGGAGATTCGGCCCTTTTCCCACCCCCGCTCGATGCACATTGCGTGCTCCGGCGGGGATCGGGTGCCGAATTGGGGCTCCAATGGTTTTCTTGTCTCGTGGCGTGCCGGGAGGGGGAGTCAGCGGTAAGTGCCGTGCCCGCATGGCGATTCCGGGGCGCCGCCGCCCCGGAGTTCGCTGTGACGACGCCGTCAGAACGTCGTTTACGGGTGGAGAGCGTTGCATCGGAGCTGCGACCTGAGGGAAGGCGTCGGCACCCTCTTGCCGCCTCAGGGCATGATTTTCGCTTTGAGGCGGGTATCTGTTTGCACCGTATTACCTTGGTGCGCACCAATCTTTCCGGCGCGCGAGCACGTACCCTGCAAGGAGTTCTGTCGAGATGAGATCCGCGCTTGCGACCCTTTGTGCCTCGGCTCGGCAGCAGCGCGCCGTATTGCTGGTCGGCTTCCTTGCGGCCACGCCGGCCGTGCTGGCCGCGCAGGATCTGATCGGGACCCAGCGTCGGCAGGCAACGCGCGCGGAACTGGAGCAGGCGGTTGCGGCTGCCGAGCAGGCGCAAACGACCGCCGAGTCCAAGACCAGGGAGCAGCTTGGCCAACACGTGGCCTCGCTGCGACAGCGGTTGCGCAATGGCGACTTCGCGCCCGGTGATCGGCTCTTCCTGACCGTGCTTGGCGACTCGGCCCTGACCGACACCTTCACGGTTCGGCAGGATCAGGGCATCCAGTTTCCTGGCCTTCCGGTAATGTCGCTGCGTGGGGTGCTCGACTCCGAGCTCACCGCGCACCTGACGAAAGAGCTGTCACGCTACCTCAAGAACCCTCAGGTCACGGCGACCGGATTGATCCGTCTCTCGGTGATGGGCGGGATCGGCAAGCCCGGGTTTCTCACCGTACCGATCGACCAGCTCGTGACGGACGTGGTGATGGCGTCTGGTGGTCCGGCGCAATCGGGCAAGTTCGAGGACGCGATCGTGAAGCGCGGCAGCGCGACCTATCTGAACAAGCGCCAGTTCGCTGACGCGGTACGTCAGGGCAAGACCGTAGGCGACGTTTCGCTGCGCGACGGGGACGAGATCTTCATTCCCATGGCCACCAACCAGAACCGGTTGACCATGTGGCTGCCAATTCTGACGGCAGCGACCACCATCTACTGGATCACGCGCGGCGGTCGCGGTCGCAGAACGCGGACGCCGTGAGCGTGGAACACTCTGAAAACGAGGACGTGGTATCCGTGTCGTGGACAGGCAAGGCGGAATTCGTGCGCGAAGATCGCGCCGGTGCACCTTCGACGCGCCGCAATGCGCGCGTCATCGAGTCGCGCATCGAGCGCCCGAGGTCGGTGGACGCCCATGGGCGCGATGACGTCCTCGACGTGACGCCGCGCGATCGACACGAAGGCCTGTCGCGTGCCATGAACATGGCGGTGGCCGGCTTCGGCCTGCTCGTCTCGCTGCCGGTGCTGGTCGTGGCGGCGGTGCTGATCAAGCTGTCGTCTCGGGGCCCGATCCTCTACACGCAGACTCGCGTGGGGCTCGACCGTCGCTGGAAGCGGACGCTGGCGATGCGCGAGGCCCGCGTGGAGGACCTGGGAGGCCAGGTGTTCACGATCTACAAGCTGCGCACCATGCGCGTGGATGCGGAGAAGCGCTCGGGCGCCGTTTGGGCCACCGAGAACGACCCGCGTGTGACGCGGCTCGGCAAGTTCCTGCGCAAGTACCGGATCGACGAGTTGCCGCAGCTCTGGAACATCCTGCTTGGCGACATGAACCTCGTGGGGCCGCGCCCCGAGCGTCCGAGCATCGTCGCGCGGCTGCGTGAAGACATCCCCGAGTACCGTTTTCGCCATCGGGTCAAGCCGGGCCTCACCGGACTCGCGCAGATCAATCAGAAGTACGACGCATGCCTCGAAGACGTGCGCGCAAAGGTCAACTGGGACCTGCGCTATATCAACACGCAGGGGTTCTGGGTCGACCTCGGCATCATGCTCAAGACGGTGCCGTCCGTGCTGCTGAAGTTCCAGGGTTGGTGAGGCGAGCATGGCGGTCACGCTCACCCGACAAGTCGCTCAGGGCCACCAGAGGGTCCGTGCTGTTGCCGTCGTCGACGGTCGCGTGAACACCACGTGACACTGGCGCGATCGGTCAGGGACCCGTAACGACAGAGCCGCTCGACCCATCGAGCGGCTTTTCATTGCCTCACGCGACGGCGCGTTGCGCGATCAGCTGCGCGATCCCCCAAGGGCCAGGCGATTGTACACGGCCCCGATGATGCGGCCGATGGCCCAGCCAACGACGAAGCCGTAGACGAAGCCGACAAGGCTTCCGCCAAAGCTTACCTGATAGCCGGGAAAGAACGCCGAGAGGAGCGAGAGGTGCTTGCCAACCTGGGCACCGCCCTTGATCACCAGGAAGTTGGTGGCGAGGAACAGGCCACCGCCGAGCAAGAGGCCGAAGGAGATGCCCCAGGCCTGGGCGTTGAGGGCGAGCAGGCCTTCCTGGATCTTCTGGTCGTTCGACGGGGCCATGGCTGCTAGATGTGGTCGAGAAAGTTGCGGGTCTGCTCGATCTCGGCGCGCGTCCTGATCATGAAAGCCGACACGGCAAGCGCCAGATTGCGACAAAAGGCGACGAACCAGCCGGCGACGAAGGCCACGAGGAATCCCCAGGCCATGCCGATGACGAGTCCGCGCCAGCTCACGGCGTACCCGGCGAAGTATTCGCTCAGGAGGCCTAACGGGAAGGTCTGGGCGCGTGGTACCAGCAGGCACATCGCCGTGATGCTGCCCATCAGGAGGGCCCCGGCGACACCGGTCGCGACCCCGAAGGCCGCCTTGTGCAGTCGTGCAAACGCGAGCTGCAGTGCGGGGAGCATCAGCTCCTCGGTCGTGTGGCGGACTCCCACCTCACGCTCACGCAGGTCAGGCATTCTGCTCCTTGTCGGCGGTCCAGGTACTGCGATTCCGCGACGGCACGGGAGGCCAGCGTTTTACGCCCACCTCGGCATAGGCCTCGATCGTCGGATCCTGCCGCGGAGCACCGATCAGCTCGTGCAGCAGCATCCCGAGGCCGAACGATACGCCGTTCAGGAGATAATACAACAGATGCACGGGAATCACCCGGATCGCGAACCAGACTCCCCGCGTGCGTGCAAAGAAGCCGAGCAATGGCGTGCTGATCGTCACCGCGACCGCGAGGCACAGCGCACCCGGCATCGCAATGCGCCAGTCCCACATCACCAGGGCAAGCCCAAGCAGCAACGTCCCGAGCCAGACGAGGATCGTGTTGAGCTTCTCGGTCCACTTGAGGTTGAGCGTCCCGCTCGAGAGCATCGAGCCGCGATGCGCCAGGAGCCGGGCCCACGGGATGCCGCGGTCCTTGAGGTCGGTCATCAACACGCCACGAAGCGTCCACCGCTTGAGGTGGGTCGCCTGGATCTCCGGCCTGAGCAGGATCCGATGGCCCAGCCGGCGAATGCGGCCGCCCATCTCGATGTCCTCGATCTGCGGCCGGGGATAGTGCCATTCGTCATACATCCCGGCCTCTTCGAACACCTCGCGCCGCACGGCGCCCGCGCCCGCCCAGAACGTGTCCGCGTCACCCGCGTTCTGCTGATGCACGTGGTGGTGCAGGAGGTTGCGATACTGCGACACGAATCCGGGCGCGGCCGGCCGGTTGTCGTAGGAGCCGAACACGGCGCCGGCATCGGGCACCTCGCGCATCACCTCGAGAAACCGCCGCATCGTGTCGGGATGCACGACGACGTCGGCATCGAAGAACATCACCACCTCACCGAGCGACACTTCAAACCCGCGATTGCGGGCGTAGGCCGGCCCATTCGCCCGGCCCGGCAACCTGACGACGGTGTCTGCATAACGAGCGGCGACCGAGGCCGTCTCATCGGTCGAGCCGTCATCGACGACGATCAGTTCCCATTGGTCCCGGGGAAGGTCGCTGCCGCAAATCGCGCCCAGCGTGCGGGGAAGCATGCCGGCCGCGTTGCGCGCCGGAACGATCACGGAACAGGCGGGGCGCCGACTCATGCCACCTCCCGCGTGTGCGATCCCCGACGCTCCAGCAGCGTCCGCAGCTTTCGTCCGCTCGACCGCAGCCACAACCACGACCGGAACGTTGCGCTGCCCCACGCTTCGAGCGCGCCCGAGGATCGAAGGTAGTATGCATCGAGACGCGGCAACTGGGCGGCATCTTCGGCGGCAGCGACCGCGCGCAGCTCCGTGGTGCAGCCCCACGTGAAGTGGCGTCGCACCATGGCCGCCGTGCCGGGGTCGACGTCCCCATAGGGGTACGCGAACGTCGCAGGGCGCATGCCCAGCCTCGCCTCGATGTCGTCGGCAGATCCCGCGATCTCCGCTTCGCGCTGCGCCGCCGGTACCGCCGGAAGGTGCGGGTGTGTGCGCGTGTGTGCACCGATTTCCACA encodes the following:
- a CDS encoding polysaccharide biosynthesis tyrosine autokinase encodes the protein MSTSVVPSAGGSPLQSGQGFSGAEWGAPPPPERGNAAIQQLITRTLAAVKRYRWLILAIFVIGSAAGVAASRLIKPKFAVDATIWISQSGGRSGPVQAPGLISSDLGWTDLIRSFAILDPVVSELALYVTPTSGKDTLLFRGLMPTDSLVPGLFRLKLGQNGSRYQLVQLAEQRGEVERVVENGAVGDSIGRAVGFAWHPDRKLLQRTDQYDFEIVTPREAAVTLQADLVVGLPQNSNLMRLGLRGEHSLLLAETMNHVLRRFEREAQRLKKENLVDVANTIDEQLKRAADDLYSKESALESFKINTITQPSDNVAIQPGVSMATSPVMAAYFADKTTLESVRRDRDLLERIVGEGSARNGRLSSEALRAAPSILVASETGKELATAINDLSLRQVNLRTLRERYTDEHQLVKQELTAINALEGEVIPGIANRLLVELRSRETEMTRRVDGASAELRKIPQRTIEEARRNRDVAVATTIFQDLQSRAVAARLSEQTVMPDIAILDTAVAPRLPTSDTTLSLIAMAVIASLGAGVALAILLDRLDGRFRYPEQAVNDLGLDIVGAVPSYTAPRSQRARLEQASQMVESFRSLALSVRASFPPGTPVQLTVSSPGPGDGKSTISINLANALAEGGYRTLLIDGDIRRGQLHESCPPAAQSPGLLDYLAGEATLGEVVKTCDLHVNLSLVPCGTRRRQGPELLASQRMGNMLRELRSQFDAIVVDCAPLGAGIDAYALGSATGSMLLVLRAGETDRRLASARLSTLDRMPIRILGTVLNDIGESPEFRYYHYLDGYGTPETLPDVALIGSSGTDHR
- a CDS encoding polysaccharide biosynthesis/export family protein — its product is MRSALATLCASARQQRAVLLVGFLAATPAVLAAQDLIGTQRRQATRAELEQAVAAAEQAQTTAESKTREQLGQHVASLRQRLRNGDFAPGDRLFLTVLGDSALTDTFTVRQDQGIQFPGLPVMSLRGVLDSELTAHLTKELSRYLKNPQVTATGLIRLSVMGGIGKPGFLTVPIDQLVTDVVMASGGPAQSGKFEDAIVKRGSATYLNKRQFADAVRQGKTVGDVSLRDGDEIFIPMATNQNRLTMWLPILTAATTIYWITRGGRGRRTRTP
- a CDS encoding response regulator; this translates as MAAQFTDVHGSPPLVLLANDQEWASRSLESVLGPRGFATVRAFTGKQALELIRTTRADAIVLEIGLPDISGLEVIRLLREDPGFQAGTPVILLTSGTPTRSQRLDAYRAGAWELLSEPYDIESLVLKLELFVRAKRDADRSLEGGLLDHPTGLYNPRGLARRAREIGAEAARHRGALACIAFMAQIDRNDDGRAIGVDLESMALARLSEVCRHTARVSDAVGRLGRSELVVIAPSTDAEGAERIISRVRGLVETTPVRVGDRDRAVRLTAGYAAVRDFSTSSSDVVALLLKAAGELRRERGGMHQSAERLAISAS
- a CDS encoding polysaccharide deacetylase family protein, encoding MRAILTYHSVDETGSAISVSPAAFRAHCAFFASGRVNVVPLADLPKLRDDQEAVALTFDDGFANFRTEALPVLTEHGLPATVFAVSNHVGGHNDWGRQLAAGIPHLPLMGWNDLGAVASSGVEIGAHTRTHPHLPAVPAAQREAEIAGSADDIEARLGMRPATFAYPYGDVDPGTAAMVRRHFTWGCTTELRAVAAAEDAAQLPRLDAYYLRSSGALEAWGSATFRSWLWLRSSGRKLRTLLERRGSHTREVA
- a CDS encoding sugar transferase — its product is MEHSENEDVVSVSWTGKAEFVREDRAGAPSTRRNARVIESRIERPRSVDAHGRDDVLDVTPRDRHEGLSRAMNMAVAGFGLLVSLPVLVVAAVLIKLSSRGPILYTQTRVGLDRRWKRTLAMREARVEDLGGQVFTIYKLRTMRVDAEKRSGAVWATENDPRVTRLGKFLRKYRIDELPQLWNILLGDMNLVGPRPERPSIVARLREDIPEYRFRHRVKPGLTGLAQINQKYDACLEDVRAKVNWDLRYINTQGFWVDLGIMLKTVPSVLLKFQGW
- a CDS encoding glycosyltransferase, whose product is MSRRPACSVIVPARNAAGMLPRTLGAICGSDLPRDQWELIVVDDGSTDETASVAARYADTVVRLPGRANGPAYARNRGFEVSLGEVVMFFDADVVVHPDTMRRFLEVMREVPDAGAVFGSYDNRPAAPGFVSQYRNLLHHHVHQQNAGDADTFWAGAGAVRREVFEEAGMYDEWHYPRPQIEDIEMGGRIRRLGHRILLRPEIQATHLKRWTLRGVLMTDLKDRGIPWARLLAHRGSMLSSGTLNLKWTEKLNTILVWLGTLLLGLALVMWDWRIAMPGALCLAVAVTISTPLLGFFARTRGVWFAIRVIPVHLLYYLLNGVSFGLGMLLHELIGAPRQDPTIEAYAEVGVKRWPPVPSRNRSTWTADKEQNA